A segment of the Entelurus aequoreus isolate RoL-2023_Sb linkage group LG23, RoL_Eaeq_v1.1, whole genome shotgun sequence genome:
TGCGTGCGGGCGTCGCCCCCACCACCCCCGCCGTGACCCGAGCGCAGGGCCATGAGTTCGATTTCGTGCTTGGCGGCGGTCTCCAGCACCTGCTGCTTGTTGTAGAAGAGCACGAAGTTGTTGATGATGGGATGGATGGGCAGGGCGATGGCGATCACCCCGCACAGGAAGCTGATGGCGGCGTTGCAGCGGCCCAGGGTGGTCTTGGGGTACACGTCGCCGTAGCCCACCGTCGTCATGGTGATGACCGCCCACCAGAAGGACTGCGGGATGCTGGTGAACAAGGTCTCCGGGTGGCTCTGCTCCAGGGTGTAGCCCAGCGCCGAGAAGAGGAAGACGCCCACGCCCATGTACATGAGCAGCAGGCCCAGCTCCTTCAGGCTGCTGGTCAGCGCTGACGTCAGCGTCTGCAGGCCCGCGGAGTGGCGCGCCAGCTTGAAAATACGCGCGATGCGCATGATGCGCAGCGCCTGCACCGCCTGCTGCACGTTGGCCAGCTCCATCACGCCCGCGCCCAGCGACGTCAGCATCAGCACCACGAAGAACGGCACGATGGCCATGAAGTCCACCACGTTCATGAAGCCCAGCAGGAAGCGCACCTTGTCGGGCGCGGAGGCCAAGCGCAGGGCGTACTCCGCCGTGAACCAGCCGATGCACGCCGTCTCCAGCGCCTCCAGCGCGGGGTGCTCGGCCAGGTTCCCCTCCGCGTCCTCCACCTGCAGGTCCGGGATGGTGCCCACGCACATCACCACGGAGGACACCAGGATGAAGACGAAGGAGACGATGGCGACGACGTGCGCCGGGAAGGAGGACTCCGGCTTCTCCATGAGCCGCCACAAGCCCGTCTGGACGCGCTGCCAGCCGCCGGCGGTCGGGTCCCCTTCCCGGTCCACCAGGATGGTCCTCACCTTCTCCGCGATCTCCGCCAGCTCGTCCTCCACCTCCCGCAGGTGGCTCCTGCAGCACTCGTCCAGGAACTCCAAATCCACTTTCCAGAAGCGCATCTCCGCCATGAAGCAGACGGGGCAGATGCCGCGCTTGACGTGGATCTCGCCGCGGGCGTAAAGCTCCGTGATGCACATGAACGCGTCCGGGTCCCGGTCGAAGTAAAACTCGCCCTTCTCCGCGTCGTAGTCGTCACACAGCGACGAGACGTCCTCCGCGGACTGGACGGAGCGCAGCAGCTCGGCCAGGCGGGTGTCCGGGAAGCGGGCGAGGAGGTCCGCGCACAACACCTGCTTCACCCCGCCGATGTTCACCGCGATGTGCGAGGAGGAGTCGGAGCTGCTCCGGTGGGGCCCCCACATCGTGCACAATTGCCGCAAAAGTAAGTCAGCGggattgtttagttttttttttaaaggaaaaacaaGCATGCGTGGGTTTTGTACACCAGGTCTCCGCGCGTCTGGAAGCTGAGCGCGTTGACCAAAGTTGGATATGAAGCGGAGTGTGTCGACAAGCGAGAAATGATCACACCATGCAACTTCCGGTAATCTGagtggttttattttgaaggctcgTGCTGGTTTCCGGTCTAAACAAAACACTGTTTCCATCTTTTGATTCACTCgcgattaaaattaaaataaagaaattggAACACCACACCAACTTTATTTGTAAAGACCTTTAAAAataaccacagttgaaaaacaaagcgcttaaaatcatttaaaacataggtaaaacacacacacacacacacacacacacacacacacacacacacacacacacacacacacactcacacacacacacacacacacacaattatgcgtatgtatatgtgtatgtatgtctacatatatgtatatgtaaatgtgtatatatatatttatatatttatatgtgtatatgtttatatgtatatatatatata
Coding sequences within it:
- the LOC133640359 gene encoding potassium voltage-gated channel subfamily F member 1-like; protein product: MLVFPLKKKLNNPADLLLRQLCTMWGPHRSSSDSSSHIAVNIGGVKQVLCADLLARFPDTRLAELLRSVQSAEDVSSLCDDYDAEKGEFYFDRDPDAFMCITELYARGEIHVKRGICPVCFMAEMRFWKVDLEFLDECCRSHLREVEDELAEIAEKVRTILVDREGDPTAGGWQRVQTGLWRLMEKPESSFPAHVVAIVSFVFILVSSVVMCVGTIPDLQVEDAEGNLAEHPALEALETACIGWFTAEYALRLASAPDKVRFLLGFMNVVDFMAIVPFFVVLMLTSLGAGVMELANVQQAVQALRIMRIARIFKLARHSAGLQTLTSALTSSLKELGLLLMYMGVGVFLFSALGYTLEQSHPETLFTSIPQSFWWAVITMTTVGYGDVYPKTTLGRCNAAISFLCGVIAIALPIHPIINNFVLFYNKQQVLETAAKHEIELMALRSGHGGGGGGDARTHVCAAGRRPPAGGVVDRQTPEVENTD